A genomic stretch from Desulfovibrio sp. TomC includes:
- a CDS encoding alpha-L-arabinofuranosidase has product MVRRPLLTLTLAVVLLSGLSPAAGQAGTPETIVVAAETTLRPTDRKLLGINLNYLLDDDANRPPGARPLARALSDLGVGSLRYPGGAKSDVTLWAAPPYRKPKPTLARLGPDEWPSNDRRVYDLGAKQYTATPLDFDAFIKLCRQTGAEPVVVIPHDAMYRPANNGSTAPDMATLLQNAVSLVRYANIERGYGVKYFEIGNESYFYVYDGGSRAKDYARDLTLFSAAMKGVDPTIKIGANGPVGATDVGSLDNMMGDQTIWWQAVFAEAGPSIDFVSVHEYPCYEWFGYDPYRTQPAPMLGVGEVDKAARAYGPPGLAGRLRYLLTEINSADWYGHPQNLGWKHENTLGHALVLLDMLAQAISDPRVVTAQVWATRWLNNVQNPELWDALDAKNEPLPTGTAIKLLADRLGSRLVATTDIPGVRTFATRNDRKKELTLFLINKDAARQAAVRLDNAKPGQHASRAVWSGQGPDDKHPQLHWQNPIPITGNELRLDLPAVSLTIVTVPLV; this is encoded by the coding sequence ATGGTTCGCAGACCGCTGCTGACTCTGACCCTGGCCGTCGTGCTGCTCTCCGGCCTGTCCCCGGCCGCCGGACAGGCCGGGACGCCCGAAACCATTGTCGTTGCCGCCGAAACAACCCTGCGTCCGACTGATCGCAAGCTCCTCGGCATCAACCTCAACTATCTTTTGGACGACGACGCCAACCGCCCCCCCGGTGCCCGGCCTCTGGCCCGCGCCCTGTCTGATCTTGGCGTCGGCTCTCTGCGCTACCCCGGCGGGGCCAAATCCGACGTCACCCTCTGGGCCGCGCCGCCCTACCGCAAGCCCAAACCCACCCTGGCCCGGCTTGGTCCCGATGAATGGCCCTCCAACGACCGCCGCGTCTACGACCTCGGGGCCAAACAGTATACCGCCACGCCCCTGGACTTTGACGCCTTTATCAAGCTGTGCCGCCAGACCGGGGCCGAACCCGTGGTGGTCATCCCCCATGACGCCATGTATCGGCCGGCCAACAACGGGTCCACGGCCCCGGATATGGCCACACTGCTGCAAAATGCCGTGTCGCTCGTGCGCTACGCCAACATCGAACGCGGCTATGGCGTCAAATATTTCGAAATCGGCAACGAATCCTATTTTTACGTCTACGACGGCGGCTCCCGGGCCAAGGACTACGCCCGGGACCTCACCCTGTTTTCCGCCGCCATGAAAGGCGTCGATCCCACTATCAAAATCGGGGCCAACGGGCCGGTCGGCGCAACCGATGTCGGCAGTCTCGATAATATGATGGGCGATCAGACGATCTGGTGGCAGGCCGTCTTTGCCGAGGCCGGCCCCAGCATCGACTTCGTCTCCGTCCACGAATATCCCTGCTACGAGTGGTTCGGCTATGATCCCTACCGCACCCAGCCCGCTCCCATGCTCGGCGTGGGCGAAGTCGACAAGGCCGCCCGGGCCTACGGCCCCCCGGGACTGGCCGGACGCCTGCGCTACCTGCTGACCGAAATCAACTCAGCCGACTGGTACGGACATCCCCAAAATCTTGGCTGGAAACACGAGAACACCCTCGGACACGCCCTCGTCCTGCTCGATATGCTCGCCCAGGCCATAAGCGATCCCCGCGTCGTCACGGCCCAGGTCTGGGCCACCCGCTGGCTCAATAACGTCCAAAATCCCGAACTCTGGGACGCGCTGGACGCCAAAAACGAACCCCTGCCAACCGGCACAGCCATCAAACTTCTGGCCGACCGCCTCGGCTCGCGCCTCGTCGCCACCACCGACATCCCGGGCGTGCGCACCTTCGCCACCCGAAATGATCGCAAAAAAGAACTCACCCTCTTTCTCATCAATAAAGATGCCGCCCGGCAGGCCGCCGTCCGCCTCGACAACGCAAAACCCGGCCAACACGCCTCCCGGGCCGTCTGGTCCGGCCAAGGCCCCGACGACAAACATCCGCAGCTGCACTGGCAAAACCCCATCCCCATCACGGGCAACGAGTTGCGCCTGGACCTGCCGGCCGTGTCGCTGACCATCGTCACGGTGCCCCTGGTGTAG
- a CDS encoding GDP-L-fucose synthase family protein produces MNTPETVSVNGPIYIAGHRGLVGAAILRALASQGHAVLTRTHSELDLTNQAAVREFFQATRPAAVFLAAAKVGGIHANDTYPADFIRDNLLIQTNVIDAARNAGVEKLVFLGSSCIYPKFAPQPMQEKDLLTGPLEETNQWYAIAKIAGIKMCQAYRRQYGFSAISLMPTNLYGPGDNFTPVNSHVIPGLMRRFHEAKLRGDASVTVWGTGNALREFLHVDDMARACLACYARYDDAEIINIGSGEEITIAGLAALMAKTTGFAGSIVFDPSHPDGTPRKALDVSRLRTLGWQPTLSLEEGLRQTYQWFLDNIESARMA; encoded by the coding sequence ATGAATACTCCCGAAACCGTCAGCGTAAACGGTCCCATCTATATCGCCGGACACCGGGGCCTTGTCGGCGCAGCCATCCTGCGCGCCCTCGCCAGCCAGGGACACGCCGTCCTCACCCGCACCCACAGCGAACTCGACCTGACCAATCAGGCCGCTGTCCGCGAATTTTTCCAGGCCACCCGGCCCGCCGCCGTGTTCCTGGCCGCCGCCAAAGTCGGCGGCATCCACGCCAACGACACCTATCCGGCCGACTTCATCCGGGACAATCTCCTCATCCAGACCAATGTCATCGACGCCGCCCGCAACGCCGGCGTCGAAAAGCTCGTCTTCCTCGGCTCCTCCTGCATCTATCCCAAATTCGCCCCGCAACCCATGCAGGAAAAGGACCTCCTCACCGGCCCCCTGGAAGAAACCAACCAGTGGTACGCCATCGCCAAAATCGCCGGCATCAAAATGTGCCAGGCCTACCGCCGCCAGTACGGCTTCTCGGCCATAAGCCTCATGCCCACCAACCTCTATGGCCCTGGCGACAACTTCACACCCGTCAATTCCCACGTCATCCCCGGACTCATGCGCCGTTTTCACGAAGCCAAACTGCGCGGCGACGCTTCCGTCACCGTCTGGGGCACCGGCAACGCCCTGCGTGAATTCCTCCACGTGGACGACATGGCCCGGGCCTGTCTCGCCTGCTACGCCCGCTACGACGACGCGGAAATCATCAATATCGGCTCCGGCGAAGAAATCACCATCGCCGGGTTGGCCGCCCTCATGGCCAAGACCACCGGTTTTGCCGGCTCCATCGTCTTTGACCCCAGCCATCCCGACGGCACCCCCCGAAAAGCCCTCGACGTCAGCCGCCTCAGAACGCTCGGCTGGCAACCCACCCTCTCCCTCGAAGAAGGCCTCCGCCAGACCTACCAGTGGTTCCTGGACAATATCGAATCCGCCCGAATGGCTTAA
- a CDS encoding Hpt domain-containing protein, producing the protein MTGNARQRALAFLREDHQLTRDEAEEALAVAATVLDAGLARLARAADAQNAAACADAAHGLKGNLLNLGLPELAQTAQQATDMAGQDDLAAAKAAGERLALALAPLLPGQPPKT; encoded by the coding sequence ATGACCGGCAATGCCAGACAACGCGCCCTGGCCTTCCTCCGCGAGGACCACCAGCTCACCCGGGACGAGGCCGAGGAAGCCCTGGCCGTGGCCGCAACCGTCCTTGACGCCGGCCTGGCCCGCCTGGCCCGCGCCGCCGACGCGCAAAACGCCGCCGCCTGCGCCGACGCCGCCCACGGCCTCAAGGGCAACCTCTTGAACCTCGGCCTGCCCGAACTGGCGCAGACCGCCCAACAGGCCACCGATATGGCCGGTCAAGACGATCTGGCCGCCGCCAAAGCCGCCGGAGAGCGCCTGGCCCTGGCCCTGGCCCCGCTGCTCCCAGGACAGCCGCCAAAAACCTGA
- a CDS encoding PAS domain-containing hybrid sensor histidine kinase/response regulator yields MARLTSIIAALDQAIAFIAPSGIIAEINDRYLAWLGLSRADVLGRPLEALDLETEDYQATAFLNLFRRGVAHSPVSFESRVGERDVTVKLQPVIEDDVFAGLIVSLIDVTPLVEARLGVEREKRFLEQVITIAGAAICIVNRDDVVVTINDEFTAITGYTRDQALGRARPELLRESPPSPCPASTRDATVQKRQSHILTRSGRRVTILKNAAPLLDADGRSTGGIESFVDVSDLIRAQVEAEDASRMKSAFLANMSHEIRTPLNAIMGLSQLLLAASLAPEQRECVETMRSAGEGLLVILNDILDFSRIEVGRLEIRPAPLDIDRLLEEVRRVMAQAADEQGLTLTIERDPALPRVLVCDPVRLKQILLNLLSNAIKFTSRGRVVLSVARTPPRSRDDTRSWTKFCVRDTGPGIPEHMREQIFEPFVQTEDATARNPGGTGLGLSISNRLTSLLGGTGLEVASVPGQGSTFFFTLPLAEPEAAATRPAELPLPPAADFGGLRALVAEDNPFNRFLLQKILEKLGVGHTDFASDGNEALALALTARPPYHIIFMDLRMPGLGGLEVTRHIRQAGFDTPIVALTAQAAEEDAARCREAGMTAYFSKPYRINDLEAVLTELACGKSTRGVP; encoded by the coding sequence ATGGCCCGGCTGACGTCCATCATCGCGGCCCTGGACCAGGCCATCGCCTTTATCGCCCCCAGCGGCATCATCGCCGAGATCAACGACCGCTATCTGGCCTGGCTTGGCCTGTCGCGCGCCGATGTGCTCGGACGCCCCCTTGAGGCCCTTGACCTGGAAACCGAAGACTACCAGGCCACAGCCTTTCTCAACCTCTTTCGCCGGGGCGTGGCCCATTCCCCTGTCTCCTTTGAAAGCCGGGTGGGCGAGCGCGACGTCACGGTCAAGCTCCAGCCCGTCATCGAGGATGACGTTTTTGCCGGGCTTATCGTGTCGCTTATCGACGTCACCCCCCTGGTCGAAGCGCGCCTGGGCGTGGAACGCGAAAAACGCTTCCTCGAACAGGTCATTACCATCGCCGGCGCAGCCATCTGCATCGTCAACCGCGACGATGTGGTGGTCACCATCAACGACGAATTCACGGCCATCACCGGCTATACCCGGGATCAGGCCCTGGGCCGAGCCCGGCCTGAACTGCTGCGCGAATCGCCGCCCTCGCCCTGCCCGGCCTCGACCCGCGACGCCACCGTGCAAAAACGCCAGTCGCACATCCTCACCCGCTCCGGCCGCCGGGTCACCATTTTAAAAAACGCCGCCCCCCTCCTCGACGCCGACGGCCGCTCCACCGGCGGCATCGAATCCTTCGTCGACGTCTCCGACCTCATCCGGGCCCAGGTCGAAGCCGAGGATGCCAGCCGGATGAAATCGGCCTTCCTGGCCAACATGAGCCACGAAATCCGGACCCCGTTAAACGCCATCATGGGGCTGTCCCAACTGCTTTTAGCCGCCTCCCTGGCTCCCGAACAGCGCGAGTGCGTCGAAACCATGCGCTCGGCCGGCGAAGGCCTGCTCGTCATCCTAAACGACATCCTCGACTTTTCCCGCATCGAAGTCGGCCGTCTGGAAATCCGGCCCGCTCCCCTGGACATCGACCGGCTCCTGGAAGAAGTGCGCCGGGTGATGGCCCAGGCTGCCGACGAGCAGGGCCTGACCCTGACCATCGAACGCGACCCCGCCTTGCCCCGGGTTCTCGTGTGCGACCCGGTGCGCCTGAAGCAGATCCTGCTCAACCTGCTTTCCAACGCCATCAAATTCACCTCCCGCGGCCGGGTCGTCCTCTCCGTGGCCCGCACCCCTCCCCGCTCCAGAGACGATACCCGGAGCTGGACCAAGTTTTGCGTCCGGGACACCGGCCCCGGCATCCCGGAGCACATGCGCGAACAGATCTTCGAACCCTTTGTCCAGACCGAAGACGCCACAGCCAGAAACCCCGGCGGGACCGGACTTGGCCTGTCCATCTCTAACCGACTGACCAGCCTGCTCGGAGGCACGGGCCTGGAGGTCGCAAGCGTCCCCGGTCAAGGCAGCACCTTCTTTTTCACCCTGCCCCTGGCCGAACCCGAAGCCGCCGCCACCCGTCCGGCCGAACTGCCGCTACCGCCCGCAGCCGATTTCGGCGGCCTGCGCGCCTTGGTGGCCGAAGACAACCCGTTCAACCGCTTCCTGCTGCAAAAAATTCTGGAAAAACTCGGCGTCGGCCACACCGACTTCGCCAGCGACGGCAACGAAGCCCTGGCCCTGGCCCTGACTGCCCGCCCCCCCTACCACATCATCTTCATGGACCTGCGGATGCCGGGTCTGGGCGGCCTGGAAGTCACCCGGCACATTCGCCAGGCGGGCTTCGATACACCCATCGTCGCCCTGACCGCCCAGGCGGCCGAAGAGGATGCCGCCCGCTGCCGGGAGGCCGGCATGACCGCCTACTTCTCCAAACCCTACCGTATAAACGACCTCGAAGCCGTGCTGACCGAGCTGGCCTGCGGCAAATCGACCCGGGGCGTTCCATGA
- the rpe gene encoding ribulose-phosphate 3-epimerase: protein MTPPFILSPSLLSADFSRLADELAALEAAGLTWVHLDVMDGLFVPNITFGPPIIAALRRCSKLYFDTHLMIERPERYIPAFRDAGADLICVHAEATVHLERTVAEIARLGAAPAVALNPATPLCAVEYLLPQLAMVLVMTVNPGFGGQSFIPFCLDKVRDLAELRRRKGLSFRIQVDGGVSPDNTAALLAAGADVLVSGSAFFGHPPYKERLEVFHAAAGHGPA from the coding sequence ATGACCCCACCGTTTATCCTGTCCCCTTCGCTGTTATCCGCCGACTTCAGCCGGCTGGCCGACGAACTGGCCGCCCTGGAGGCCGCCGGTCTTACCTGGGTCCATCTCGACGTCATGGACGGCCTGTTCGTCCCCAACATCACCTTCGGCCCCCCGATCATCGCTGCGCTTCGCCGGTGCAGCAAACTCTATTTCGACACCCATCTCATGATCGAGCGGCCCGAACGCTACATCCCGGCCTTTCGTGACGCCGGGGCCGACCTCATCTGCGTCCACGCCGAGGCCACCGTCCATCTGGAACGCACCGTGGCCGAAATCGCCCGCCTGGGCGCGGCCCCGGCCGTGGCCCTCAACCCGGCCACGCCCCTGTGCGCCGTCGAGTACCTGCTGCCCCAGCTGGCCATGGTGCTGGTCATGACCGTCAACCCGGGATTTGGCGGCCAGTCGTTTATTCCCTTCTGCCTGGACAAGGTCCGGGACCTGGCCGAGCTTCGCCGCCGCAAGGGGCTGTCGTTTCGCATCCAGGTCGATGGCGGCGTCAGCCCCGACAACACGGCCGCCCTGCTGGCTGCCGGGGCCGACGTCCTGGTTTCCGGCTCGGCCTTTTTCGGACATCCGCCGTACAAAGAGCGCCTGGAGGTTTTTCACGCCGCTGCCGGCCACGGTCCGGCCTAG
- a CDS encoding PstS family phosphate ABC transporter substrate-binding protein has protein sequence MKKLIGIVAVFLLMASTALADTSIKVDGSTTVLPIMQKVVEAYMKAHPDVKISVSGGGSGNGIKALIDGATDIAMASRAIEPKEIDLAKSKNITPTQTVCAIDAIVPIVNPANKLGEITLAQLKDLYMGKVTSWKDLGGEGPVVVISRDTSSGTYETWEGLVMKKERVFPGALMQASNGAVVQAVSKNKNAMGYVGIGYLDASTKGLKVDGIEPTPENAKSKKYPISRELYIYTNGAPAGAAKGLVDFLLSADGQKLVKEAGFVPLN, from the coding sequence ATGAAAAAGCTTATTGGCATCGTGGCTGTGTTTCTGCTGATGGCCTCTACCGCCCTGGCCGACACCAGCATCAAGGTTGACGGTTCCACCACCGTCCTGCCCATCATGCAGAAGGTCGTCGAGGCCTACATGAAAGCCCATCCGGATGTGAAGATCTCCGTGTCCGGCGGCGGTTCGGGCAACGGCATCAAGGCCCTGATCGACGGCGCCACCGACATCGCCATGGCTTCGCGCGCCATTGAGCCCAAGGAAATCGATCTGGCCAAGAGCAAGAACATCACTCCCACCCAGACGGTTTGCGCCATTGACGCCATCGTGCCCATCGTCAACCCGGCCAACAAGCTTGGCGAGATCACCCTGGCCCAGCTCAAGGACCTCTACATGGGCAAGGTCACCAGCTGGAAGGACCTCGGCGGCGAAGGCCCGGTGGTCGTCATCTCCCGCGACACTTCTTCGGGCACCTACGAGACCTGGGAAGGTCTGGTCATGAAGAAGGAACGCGTGTTCCCCGGCGCGCTCATGCAGGCCTCCAACGGCGCGGTCGTCCAGGCCGTCAGCAAGAACAAGAACGCCATGGGCTACGTCGGCATCGGCTACCTTGACGCGTCCACCAAGGGCCTCAAGGTTGACGGCATCGAGCCCACTCCGGAGAATGCCAAGTCCAAGAAGTACCCCATCTCCCGTGAACTCTATATCTACACCAACGGCGCTCCGGCCGGCGCCGCCAAGGGTCTGGTCGACTTTCTGCTGAGCGCCGACGGCCAGAAGCTCGTCAAGGAAGCCGGCTTCGTTCCCCTGAACTAG
- the pstC gene encoding phosphate ABC transporter permease subunit PstC, with amino-acid sequence MAFSRKSQDSLVRNFFFLTALSSIVVLALIMVYLFIEGLPIFGIVSVSDFLFGSLWYPTSDPPAFGILPLIVASLSVTALSSAIAIPLGVLTAIYLAEIASRRTRDCLKPVVELLAALPSVVIGFFGMVVMAPYLQDTFDLATGLNLFNAAVMLAFMSVPTICSVSEDAIYAVPRELKEASLALGATHFETIAKVVLPASLSGISTAVMLGMSRAIGETMVVLMVAGGAAMIPNSIFSPVRPMPSSIAAEMAEASFRGNHYRALFAIGIVLFLFTLVFNLVASHVAEKHKQVGAATL; translated from the coding sequence ATGGCCTTTTCGCGCAAGTCCCAGGACTCTTTGGTCCGCAACTTCTTTTTCCTGACTGCCCTCAGTTCCATCGTGGTCCTGGCGCTGATCATGGTGTATCTTTTCATTGAGGGGCTGCCGATTTTCGGCATCGTCTCGGTCTCCGACTTTCTCTTCGGCTCCTTGTGGTATCCCACCTCCGATCCGCCGGCTTTCGGGATCCTGCCGCTCATTGTGGCCTCTCTTTCCGTCACGGCCCTGTCCTCGGCCATTGCCATCCCGCTTGGCGTCCTGACCGCCATCTATCTGGCCGAGATCGCCAGCCGGCGCACCCGGGACTGCCTCAAGCCCGTGGTGGAGTTGTTGGCCGCCCTGCCCTCGGTCGTCATCGGCTTTTTCGGCATGGTGGTGATGGCCCCGTATCTCCAGGATACCTTTGATCTGGCCACCGGACTCAATCTCTTCAATGCCGCCGTCATGCTGGCCTTTATGTCCGTGCCCACCATCTGCTCGGTGTCTGAAGACGCCATCTACGCCGTGCCCCGTGAGCTCAAGGAAGCCTCGCTGGCCCTGGGGGCGACCCATTTCGAGACCATCGCCAAAGTGGTGCTGCCGGCCTCGCTGTCGGGCATCTCCACGGCCGTCATGCTCGGCATGTCCCGGGCCATCGGCGAGACCATGGTCGTCCTCATGGTGGCCGGCGGCGCGGCCATGATCCCCAACTCCATCTTTTCACCGGTGCGGCCCATGCCGTCGAGCATTGCGGCGGAAATGGCCGAGGCCTCGTTTCGGGGCAACCACTACCGGGCCCTTTTCGCCATCGGCATCGTGCTGTTCCTGTTCACCCTGGTCTTCAACCTCGTGGCCAGCCACGTGGCCGAAAAGCACAAGCAGGTCGGCGCGGCCACCCTGTAG
- the pstA gene encoding phosphate ABC transporter permease PstA, producing the protein MNPSAIAHAGLARRHRTQKIMWGVFGAASVINMAALVLICGFLLIKGLPAISWTFLTEMPRDSMTAGGILPCILGTLYLSLGTMAVAFPLGVASAVYLNEYARPGRTLRLIRLGINNLAGVPSVVFGLFGLAFFVTFFGLGVSLLSGILTLSILVLPVIIGTAEEALKSVPQTYREASLGLGATKWQTIRLVVLPAALPGMLTGAILGLSRVAGETAAIMFTAAVFFTPYLPTNLTDSVMALPYHIYVLATAGTDIVKTRPLQYGTALVLIVLVLGMNLGAILYRAKLQKQRR; encoded by the coding sequence ATGAATCCAAGCGCCATCGCCCACGCCGGACTGGCCAGACGGCATCGCACCCAGAAGATCATGTGGGGCGTCTTCGGGGCGGCCTCGGTGATCAACATGGCCGCGCTGGTCCTTATCTGCGGTTTCCTGCTCATCAAAGGCCTGCCGGCCATCTCCTGGACCTTTTTAACCGAGATGCCGCGCGACTCCATGACCGCCGGCGGCATTTTGCCCTGCATCCTGGGGACGCTCTATCTGAGCCTTGGCACCATGGCCGTGGCCTTTCCGCTGGGCGTGGCCTCGGCGGTCTACTTGAACGAATACGCCCGGCCGGGCCGCACCCTGCGGCTTATTCGCCTGGGCATCAACAATCTGGCCGGCGTGCCCTCGGTGGTCTTCGGCCTCTTTGGCCTGGCCTTTTTCGTCACCTTCTTCGGCCTGGGCGTGAGCCTGCTGTCGGGCATCCTGACGCTCTCCATCCTGGTCCTGCCGGTCATCATCGGCACGGCCGAGGAAGCGCTCAAGTCCGTGCCCCAGACCTACCGCGAGGCCTCGCTCGGCCTTGGGGCCACCAAGTGGCAGACCATCCGGCTGGTGGTCCTGCCGGCGGCCCTGCCCGGGATGCTCACCGGAGCCATTCTCGGCCTGTCGCGGGTGGCCGGCGAGACGGCGGCCATCATGTTCACGGCGGCGGTCTTCTTCACGCCCTATCTGCCGACCAATCTGACCGATTCGGTCATGGCCCTGCCATACCACATCTACGTCCTGGCCACGGCCGGCACCGACATCGTCAAGACCAGGCCGCTGCAATACGGCACGGCCCTGGTGCTGATCGTTTTGGTGCTCGGCATGAACCTCGGGGCCATCCTGTACCGGGCCAAGCTGCAAAAGCAGCGTCGCTAG
- a CDS encoding PhoH family protein, producing MTEGGNAQGRKNYVLDTNVLIENPQCVLKLRNGVENAIHIPYHVLMELEGLKKTPKLRHIVANVIGVLSEHRDAIHFIQNDKSHSAFTDIVDNHILDEIQASSIEDPILVTNDRILKLQAELRGLKSEELRDSKPFESESQRYTGFAEEGEEIVPNCFTWREGKPVLHTPDGERVINHTCDVWNVRPRTVYQNLALELIMAPHIDLVSIQSEAGYGKTFLALAAALFAVQEKKQFEKIFVLKPTIEIGAKMGYLPGDVSEKMEPYVKYVFELLVKLHRCRAANKVFLNPNDEMLRVNPKKFEILPLAFVRGMNIENAFVVIDEAQNLARSEVRALLTRMGEGVKCVVLGDTSQVDNPYLNEANNGLNWIVRKFKGFPNYAHIVLKGERSRGPITDMVLKSKL from the coding sequence ATGACCGAAGGCGGCAACGCCCAGGGACGCAAGAACTACGTCCTGGACACCAACGTGCTCATCGAGAACCCGCAGTGCGTGCTCAAACTGCGAAACGGCGTGGAAAACGCCATCCACATTCCCTACCACGTGCTCATGGAGCTGGAAGGACTCAAAAAGACACCCAAGCTGCGCCATATTGTGGCCAATGTCATCGGCGTCTTAAGCGAACACCGCGACGCCATCCACTTCATTCAAAACGACAAGAGCCACTCGGCCTTCACCGACATCGTCGACAACCACATCCTCGACGAGATCCAGGCTTCATCCATCGAAGACCCGATCCTGGTCACCAACGACCGTATCTTGAAGCTCCAGGCCGAGTTGCGGGGCCTTAAAAGCGAGGAACTGCGCGATTCCAAGCCCTTTGAGTCCGAATCCCAGCGCTATACCGGCTTTGCGGAGGAAGGCGAGGAGATCGTCCCCAACTGTTTCACCTGGCGCGAGGGCAAGCCGGTGCTCCATACGCCGGACGGCGAGCGGGTCATCAACCATACCTGCGACGTCTGGAATGTGCGGCCGCGCACGGTGTATCAGAATCTGGCCCTGGAACTGATCATGGCCCCGCATATCGATCTCGTTTCCATCCAAAGCGAGGCCGGCTACGGCAAGACGTTTCTGGCCCTGGCCGCGGCCCTTTTCGCGGTGCAGGAAAAAAAGCAGTTCGAGAAAATCTTCGTCCTCAAACCAACGATCGAGATCGGGGCCAAGATGGGCTATCTGCCCGGCGATGTGTCGGAAAAGATGGAGCCGTACGTCAAATACGTCTTTGAACTGCTGGTCAAGCTGCACCGCTGCCGGGCGGCCAACAAGGTGTTTTTAAATCCCAACGACGAGATGCTGCGGGTCAACCCGAAGAAGTTCGAAATCCTGCCCCTGGCCTTTGTGCGCGGCATGAACATCGAAAATGCCTTTGTGGTCATCGACGAGGCCCAGAATCTGGCCCGTTCGGAAGTGCGCGCCCTGCTCACCCGCATGGGCGAGGGAGTCAAGTGCGTGGTCCTTGGCGACACCTCGCAGGTGGACAACCCCTATCTCAACGAGGCCAACAACGGGCTCAACTGGATCGTACGCAAGTTCAAGGGGTTCCCCAACTATGCCCATATCGTGCTCAAGGGCGAGCGCTCGCGCGGCCCGATCACGGACATGGTGCTGAAATCGAAGCTGTAA